One part of the Desulfobacterales bacterium genome encodes these proteins:
- a CDS encoding HAMP domain-containing histidine kinase, producing MTIAKSEKIKPFRLVNYFSFTSLFVILIGGIVLSTLNSRFARTILLQKTEEYGLLLIESLNYQIFTQLITPNTLNDRFDLANESQFNKMDRIVKTTLHSFKVDMLNIYNVNETISYSSEKKTIGKRYSGGFGYKRAVLGNHISFMVQSGSFWELVMGFPKESKIITFAPIRVENHLSESSSNNVVIGVVEIMRDLSDEYQTVFKLQIRVIETCAIVMGLLFIALRYLVERGERIIQKKTYEKVDFIENEVNARYAYYISNVRIGLYNDVSQVLDKIAESSELLKSRIAILDVSNTIPNDIYDYSKKLKSNFQDILYFYNNLIPKLEVCCINDVIEKSINNILSDNISINTQYDQKPHYIMGDFDMLVYAFQKLIITSKNSKVSCENITIRTLLYDNIVTIMIEDNGSSINEYNLSLDVKIAENIFISHKGKIFIEDRIVEGKLTTIEFPLFCER from the coding sequence ATGACTATTGCTAAGTCCGAAAAAATAAAACCATTTAGACTTGTAAATTATTTTAGCTTTACAAGCCTTTTTGTAATATTAATCGGAGGAATAGTTCTTTCTACATTAAATTCAAGATTTGCAAGGACAATTCTTCTCCAAAAAACCGAAGAGTATGGATTACTTTTAATCGAAAGCTTAAATTACCAAATTTTTACTCAACTTATTACTCCTAATACGTTAAATGATCGTTTTGATTTGGCAAATGAATCCCAATTCAACAAAATGGATAGAATCGTAAAAACTACCTTACACAGTTTTAAAGTTGATATGCTTAATATATATAATGTTAATGAAACCATTTCATATAGTTCGGAAAAAAAAACCATCGGTAAAAGATATAGCGGAGGGTTTGGATATAAAAGAGCAGTATTAGGAAATCATATATCTTTTATGGTTCAAAGCGGAAGTTTTTGGGAACTCGTCATGGGTTTTCCAAAAGAAAGTAAAATAATTACTTTTGCACCCATTAGAGTTGAAAATCATTTATCAGAATCATCCTCAAATAATGTGGTTATTGGAGTTGTTGAAATTATGAGGGATCTATCCGACGAATATCAAACTGTTTTTAAATTACAAATTAGAGTTATCGAAACATGTGCTATTGTGATGGGACTTCTCTTTATAGCTCTTCGTTATCTTGTAGAAAGAGGCGAAAGAATTATACAAAAAAAAACATACGAAAAAGTTGATTTCATTGAAAACGAAGTAAATGCACGATACGCTTACTATATAAGCAATGTTAGAATTGGATTATATAATGATGTATCTCAAGTTTTAGATAAAATAGCTGAATCATCTGAACTTTTAAAATCAAGGATAGCTATTTTAGATGTTTCAAACACAATTCCCAATGATATATACGATTATTCAAAAAAATTAAAATCGAATTTTCAAGATATTTTATACTTTTATAATAACTTAATTCCTAAATTAGAAGTATGCTGCATAAATGATGTAATTGAAAAAAGCATTAATAACATTTTATCTGATAATATAAGTATCAATACGCAATATGATCAAAAGCCTCATTATATAATGGGAGATTTTGATATGCTCGTTTATGCTTTTCAAAAACTGATTATTACTTCTAAAAATTCTAAGGTTAGCTGTGAAAATATTACAATACGAACTCTACTTTATGATAATATCGTCACCATCATGATTGAAGACAATGGATCTTCAATTAATGAGTACAATTTAAGTCTTGACGTAAAAATAGCGGAAAATATATTTATAAGTCATAAGGGAAAAATTTTCATAGAAGATAGAATAGTAGAGGGAAAACTCACAACAATAGAATTTCCCCTCTTTTGCGAACGATAA
- a CDS encoding serine/threonine protein phosphatase, with translation MERYFAIGDVHGCFDKLKLLLEKVEIDFERDRLIFLGDYIDRGDSSFNVIEFLIDLKRKYSNIVFLKGNHELMLENYLLGTDKMTYISNGGIHTIESYAPVSFPDTEFSLPVEHYNFFKSLVPYFETKDYLFVHAGLRENVSLENQTLDDLLWIRKGFIQSEFNFGRRIIFGHTPFMQPFVMSNKIGIDTGAVYGNKLTCIELPALKFYSI, from the coding sequence ATGGAAAGATATTTTGCAATAGGAGATGTACATGGTTGTTTTGATAAGCTAAAACTGTTACTTGAAAAAGTGGAGATTGATTTTGAGCGTGATCGTTTAATATTTTTGGGAGACTATATCGATAGAGGCGATTCTTCATTTAACGTGATTGAGTTTTTAATAGATCTAAAAAGGAAATATAGCAATATAGTTTTTCTTAAAGGCAACCATGAACTGATGTTAGAAAATTACCTTTTAGGGACGGATAAAATGACTTATATCTCTAATGGAGGAATCCATACGATAGAAAGTTATGCACCTGTATCTTTTCCGGATACGGAGTTTTCGCTTCCAGTTGAACATTATAATTTTTTTAAATCCCTTGTTCCATATTTTGAAACAAAAGACTATTTATTCGTTCACGCTGGATTGCGGGAAAATGTTTCCCTTGAAAATCAAACCCTTGATGATTTACTTTGGATACGAAAAGGTTTTATTCAGTCGGAATTTAATTTCGGAAGAAGAATAATATTTGGCCATACACCTTTTATGCAACCATTTGTGATGTCAAATAAAATAGGTATAGATACTGGTGCTGTCTATGGAAATAAACTAACTTGTATTGAATTACCAGCACTTAAATTTTATAGCATATAA
- a CDS encoding ABC transporter ATP-binding protein — protein MIKLNKITKFFGNQKVLNELDLEIESNKVTVIIGQSGGGKSVLLKHIIGLVKPDSGEIFIDNVDITKLNEKNLNEVRKKFGMLFQDAALFDSMTVGENIAFPLTEHTKLSKNEIEDIINQKLVQVGLTNVSHKMPSQLSGGMRKRVGLARALALEPEIILFDEPTTGLDPLMCNAIDNLIVQTQRLTGATCIVISHDIPSTFRMAHKIAMLYKGKIIEYGNPEEIRRAENSIIKEFILASSA, from the coding sequence ATGATAAAGCTAAATAAAATAACAAAATTTTTTGGAAATCAAAAAGTTCTAAATGAGCTTGATCTAGAAATTGAGTCCAACAAAGTAACTGTAATTATAGGTCAAAGCGGAGGAGGAAAAAGTGTTCTCCTTAAACATATAATAGGACTAGTCAAGCCCGACTCAGGGGAAATTTTCATTGATAATGTTGATATAACTAAACTAAATGAAAAGAATCTTAATGAAGTAAGAAAAAAATTTGGAATGCTATTTCAAGATGCTGCTCTTTTCGATTCCATGACAGTTGGTGAAAATATCGCTTTTCCACTTACGGAACACACAAAATTATCAAAAAATGAAATAGAAGATATTATAAACCAAAAGTTAGTTCAGGTAGGACTCACGAATGTAAGTCATAAGATGCCATCTCAACTTTCAGGCGGGATGCGTAAAAGAGTCGGTTTAGCGAGAGCTCTAGCTTTAGAACCCGAAATAATATTATTTGATGAACCCACTACTGGTCTTGACCCATTGATGTGCAATGCTATTGATAACTTAATTGTTCAGACTCAACGTTTAACTGGAGCTACTTGTATAGTAATTAGCCATGATATTCCTTCAACTTTTAGAATGGCTCATAAAATAGCCATGTTATACAAAGGAAAAATTATTGAATATGGAAATCCTGAAGAAATAAGAAGAGCAGAAAATTCAATAATTAAAGAATTTATACTAGCGTCTTCAGCTTGA
- a CDS encoding MCE family protein, translated as MNRFSVEAKVGFFVIIAILTLSYMSIKVGKSKINYDKGYEIFALFDSASGLSFEAPVEIAGVEIGRVSKISLENGRALISMIIDSSIQLNRDSEGFIRSKGILGDKYIEIVPGKTSAPLIQTGERISYTSPTTNMDSLMNTIGSISVDIKKMTGALSEFIAKEDGDAPLKSIINNLDEMLKTLNDAVQKNNDDITKIIGNIAGFSGRLKEIGDENSNNINLTVTNLKNASDQLKDILLSVNDITKKINEGQGTIGRLINDDETIIKLNDALVLLKEITEKINNGTGTIGKLINDDTIVANVTSATESLKDISAKINNGDGSIGKLVNDDETVDNINNALSGINEFIQKQNKFRTYLDYWGEYRFNGNEAKSYLNIKIQPKEDKFYILGLVSDPAGKETTKDTYTTIDGVSSVEHKIEIDKDEFKISAQIAKRYYDFCLRGGLFESTGGLGVDYYLFNDKLSLSLEAFDFDPDRRAHLKFKANFTPYNHIYLSSGFDNFISDDGKESFFLGGGLSFSEEDIKSLIFSIPLPKN; from the coding sequence ATGAATCGCTTTAGTGTTGAAGCAAAAGTTGGTTTTTTTGTTATAATCGCAATTTTAACTTTAAGCTATATGTCCATTAAAGTAGGCAAAAGTAAAATAAATTATGATAAAGGATATGAAATTTTTGCCCTGTTTGATTCAGCATCAGGGCTATCATTTGAAGCTCCAGTTGAAATAGCCGGAGTTGAAATAGGACGAGTTAGCAAAATAAGCCTTGAAAATGGAAGAGCTCTTATTTCCATGATTATAGACTCATCGATTCAACTCAATCGAGATTCAGAGGGTTTCATTCGTTCTAAAGGCATATTGGGCGATAAATATATTGAAATTGTACCAGGCAAAACCAGTGCTCCTTTAATCCAGACAGGAGAAAGGATTTCATACACATCTCCGACAACAAATATGGATTCTTTAATGAATACTATAGGAAGCATATCAGTGGATATAAAAAAAATGACAGGGGCTTTGTCCGAATTTATAGCTAAAGAAGATGGAGACGCTCCACTTAAATCGATTATTAATAATTTAGATGAAATGCTTAAAACTTTAAATGATGCCGTTCAAAAAAATAATGATGATATAACTAAAATTATTGGAAATATTGCAGGATTTTCTGGTCGATTAAAGGAAATAGGAGATGAGAACTCAAACAATATCAATTTAACTGTTACAAATCTTAAAAATGCATCTGACCAGCTTAAAGACATTTTATTAAGTGTCAATGATATTACAAAAAAAATCAATGAGGGACAAGGAACTATTGGAAGACTCATTAATGATGATGAAACCATAATAAAGCTAAATGATGCATTAGTTCTTTTAAAAGAAATTACAGAAAAAATAAATAACGGCACAGGAACAATCGGAAAGCTCATTAATGACGATACAATAGTAGCAAATGTTACTTCTGCAACGGAATCATTAAAGGACATATCCGCCAAAATAAATAACGGAGATGGATCTATTGGCAAGCTTGTTAATGATGATGAAACAGTTGATAATATAAATAATGCTTTAAGTGGAATAAATGAGTTCATTCAAAAGCAAAACAAATTTAGAACCTATTTAGATTATTGGGGAGAATATCGTTTCAATGGTAATGAGGCAAAATCTTATTTAAATATTAAAATTCAACCTAAGGAAGATAAATTTTATATTTTAGGTCTTGTTTCTGACCCTGCTGGCAAAGAAACAACTAAAGATACATATACTACCATTGATGGAGTTTCCAGTGTTGAGCATAAAATCGAAATTGACAAAGATGAATTCAAAATTTCAGCTCAAATTGCAAAAAGATATTATGATTTCTGCTTAAGGGGCGGGCTTTTTGAATCAACTGGAGGATTAGGCGTAGACTATTATTTATTTAACGATAAATTAAGCCTTTCTTTAGAAGCTTTTGATTTTGACCCTGATAGGAGAGCACATTTAAAATTTAAAGCTAATTTTACCCCATATAACCATATTTATTTATCATCCGGCTTTGATAATTTTATAAGTGACGATGGAAAGGAATCTTTCTTTTTAGGTGGAGGTCTGAGCTTTTCAGAAGAAGACATCAAATCACTTATTTTTAGTATTCCTCTTCCAAAGAACTAA
- a CDS encoding adenosine kinase, with the protein MKFKEKNKIIGVGSALVDILIHESNSFIEKTGQKKGSMTLVDIDYIEKLLSEVKSSPSYVPGGSACNTSMGISKLGGISSFVGKRGEDKLGNYIEEYLKTNNVTPILFRSKSPTGKVLSVITPDAQRTMFTFLGASSETSPDELTKTCFENAAIVHIEGYLVFNQDLIISALKSAKEAGAFISLDLASFNVVESSRDFLKTIIHDYVDILIANEDEAGVYTGVSDDDAALKKLSEDVEIAILKVGKKGSYISNSNQVIKIEPQLGQDVVDTTGAGDLWASGFLFGLVNGYPLEICGNIGSICGYEVCRTIGASIPDDRWIKIKDAVSQMVK; encoded by the coding sequence ATGAAGTTTAAAGAAAAAAACAAAATTATAGGAGTAGGGTCTGCACTAGTAGATATCCTAATCCATGAGAGTAATTCTTTTATTGAAAAAACAGGTCAAAAAAAAGGGAGCATGACTCTTGTTGATATTGATTACATTGAAAAACTTCTTTCAGAAGTAAAAAGCTCTCCTTCTTATGTTCCAGGAGGATCAGCATGTAATACATCTATGGGAATATCCAAATTAGGAGGTATTTCTTCGTTTGTTGGCAAAAGAGGTGAAGACAAGTTAGGGAACTATATAGAAGAGTATCTTAAAACCAATAATGTAACTCCAATCCTTTTTAGATCTAAATCCCCAACAGGTAAAGTCCTTTCAGTAATTACACCGGATGCTCAACGGACTATGTTTACGTTTTTGGGGGCATCTTCTGAAACTTCTCCAGACGAACTTACAAAAACTTGTTTTGAAAATGCAGCTATAGTTCATATTGAAGGATATTTAGTATTTAATCAGGATTTAATAATTTCAGCTCTTAAATCAGCAAAAGAAGCTGGAGCATTTATATCTTTAGATCTTGCGAGCTTTAATGTAGTTGAATCATCAAGGGATTTTTTAAAGACAATTATTCATGATTATGTGGATATTCTTATAGCAAATGAGGATGAAGCTGGAGTTTACACAGGTGTTTCTGATGATGACGCAGCTTTAAAAAAATTAAGTGAAGACGTTGAAATTGCAATTCTTAAAGTTGGAAAAAAAGGCAGTTATATTTCAAATTCAAATCAAGTTATTAAAATTGAACCGCAATTAGGTCAAGATGTAGTCGATACAACTGGAGCAGGTGATTTATGGGCGTCTGGATTTTTGTTTGGACTTGTAAATGGTTATCCATTAGAAATATGTGGAAACATTGGTTCAATTTGCGGTTATGAAGTTTGCAGGACAATAGGCGCGAGCATTCCTGACGATAGGTGGATAAAAATTAAAGATGCTGTTTCTCAAATGGTAAAATAA
- a CDS encoding tetratricopeptide repeat protein, translating into MAINQKNKKKELKEPDKFLQFVNDSIIYWHENKTQILGSIGIILLLFIFVISLRAYSNMKENNSSSLLGKAMNKYASIKDTDPKKAYTDCETDFKVIIDKYSGTSSSKYAKLYWANMCYENADYDKALSLYEESMKNFKADSFTHQLIIKNLGYSYMAKKDYEKSLKYFEILSNDKNSLINSDVWYNMGIIYSRLGQNDKSANAFKKILSDYPDSIYINIVKEKTAI; encoded by the coding sequence ATGGCTATTAATCAAAAAAATAAGAAAAAGGAATTAAAGGAACCTGATAAATTTTTACAATTCGTTAATGATTCAATTATTTATTGGCATGAAAATAAAACACAAATTCTTGGATCTATAGGTATCATCTTATTGCTATTTATATTTGTTATTTCCCTTAGAGCTTATAGTAATATGAAGGAAAATAATAGCAGTAGCCTTCTTGGTAAAGCTATGAATAAATATGCATCAATAAAAGATACTGATCCCAAAAAAGCCTACACAGACTGTGAAACTGATTTTAAAGTTATTATTGACAAATATTCTGGGACGTCATCAAGTAAATATGCAAAGCTTTATTGGGCAAATATGTGCTATGAAAACGCTGATTATGATAAAGCTTTGTCCTTATATGAGGAATCAATGAAAAATTTTAAAGCCGATTCCTTTACTCACCAGCTTATTATAAAAAATTTAGGCTATTCATATATGGCTAAAAAAGATTATGAGAAATCGTTAAAATATTTTGAAATTTTGTCTAATGACAAGAATAGCCTTATCAATTCAGATGTTTGGTATAATATGGGAATTATTTATTCTAGGCTGGGTCAAAACGATAAAAGCGCAAATGCTTTCAAAAAGATTTTATCAGATTATCCTGATTCTATTTATATAAACATTGTAAAAGAAAAAACCGCTATTTAG